One window of the Deinococcus ruber genome contains the following:
- a CDS encoding zinc-dependent alcohol dehydrogenase, whose amino-acid sequence MKAVIWQGTNKIGVETVPDPTLLLPTDAIVKISSTAICGSDLHLLDGRIPSMEKGDILGHEFMGEVVEVGRDVKKLKVGDRVVVPFNLACGVCDPCKRGFFSACDNSNPNHRMAEALYGGVSGGGLFGYSHIYGGYAGGQAQYVRVPFADVGPFKIESDLRDEQVLFLTDIFPTGYQAAEQCGIMAGRDVVAVFGAGPVGQFAARSAQMLGAAQVIVIDRVPERLKMAEAAGAMTINYEQEDVLTALREATGGRGPDHVIDAVGMEAHGHGPGALLDELQVKAKISFDRITALRWAIMSCAKGGTVSMPGVYGGLIDKLPMGAAFAKGLIFRMGQTHTHRYLGPLLSRIEAGEIDPSFVITHRATLDQAPELYKTFRDKHDGCIKVVLNPWG is encoded by the coding sequence GTGAAGGCGGTCATCTGGCAGGGAACGAACAAGATCGGGGTCGAGACGGTGCCCGATCCGACGCTGCTGCTGCCCACCGACGCCATCGTCAAGATTTCCTCGACGGCGATCTGTGGCTCTGATCTGCACCTGCTCGACGGGCGCATTCCCAGCATGGAGAAGGGCGACATCCTGGGGCACGAGTTCATGGGCGAAGTGGTCGAGGTCGGCAGAGACGTAAAGAAGCTGAAAGTCGGTGACAGGGTGGTGGTGCCCTTCAATCTGGCGTGCGGCGTCTGCGATCCCTGCAAACGCGGTTTTTTCAGCGCCTGCGACAATTCCAATCCCAATCACCGCATGGCCGAAGCGCTGTACGGCGGGGTCAGCGGCGGCGGACTGTTCGGCTACTCGCACATCTACGGCGGATATGCGGGCGGGCAGGCCCAGTATGTGCGCGTGCCCTTTGCCGACGTGGGGCCGTTCAAGATCGAATCCGATCTGCGCGACGAGCAGGTTCTCTTCCTGACCGATATCTTCCCGACCGGTTATCAGGCTGCCGAGCAGTGCGGCATCATGGCGGGGCGCGACGTGGTGGCGGTGTTCGGCGCTGGCCCGGTTGGTCAGTTTGCTGCCAGGAGCGCTCAGATGCTGGGAGCGGCACAGGTGATCGTGATTGACCGCGTGCCCGAGCGCCTCAAGATGGCCGAGGCTGCCGGAGCCATGACCATCAATTACGAACAGGAAGACGTTCTGACTGCGCTGCGTGAAGCGACGGGCGGGCGCGGTCCCGATCACGTGATCGACGCCGTGGGCATGGAGGCGCACGGACACGGCCCCGGCGCACTGCTCGACGAACTTCAGGTCAAGGCCAAAATCAGTTTCGACCGCATCACGGCGCTACGCTGGGCCATCATGAGCTGTGCCAAGGGCGGCACCGTGAGCATGCCGGGCGTGTACGGCGGCCTGATCGACAAGCTGCCGATGGGCGCGGCCTTTGCCAAGGGTCTGATCTTCCGCATGGGCCAGACGCATACCCACCGGTACCTGGGGCCGCTGCTGTCGCGCATCGAAGCGGGCGAGATCGACCCCAGCTTTGTCATCACCCACCGCGCCACGCTCGATCAGGCTCCGGAACTGTACAAGACCTTCCGCGACAAGCACGACGGCTGCATCAAAGTGGTGCTCAATCCCTGGGGCTGA
- a CDS encoding alpha/beta fold hydrolase, with amino-acid sequence MPQPYRLAGLLLTDHEFNVPLDHTQPDGPQISVFAREVADPDGKDRPFLVYFQGGPGFEAVRPTGASGWMKRALRDYRILLLDQRGTGRSTPVGTLPGMSAEEQVAYLRHFRADAIVRDAELIRQALGVDTWSVLGQSFGGFCVVTYLSSAPQGLREAFITGGLPPIGRPTEEIYRATYQRVADRNRRFYARYPQHLDTVRAIHTRLNSEDVRLPSGDRLTSERFRQIGQGLGMQRGLEHVFYLLDQPFGSSAFLHDIEAEFSFARNPLYAALHEACYADGVVSAWAAQREYPDSFPTEWFTGEMVYPWMFEQSAALRPLAQAAEQLAHEPWPKLYDAERLRANTVPVAAAVYANDMYVERVYSEETAALIGNLRMWLTNEYEHNGLGTDGERVLDHLIELIKEPI; translated from the coding sequence ATGCCCCAGCCGTACCGCCTTGCCGGCCTTCTGCTGACCGATCACGAATTCAATGTTCCTCTCGACCATACCCAGCCGGACGGTCCACAGATCAGCGTGTTCGCCCGCGAGGTGGCCGACCCGGACGGCAAGGACAGGCCGTTCCTGGTGTACTTTCAGGGCGGCCCCGGTTTCGAGGCGGTGCGGCCCACCGGGGCTTCCGGCTGGATGAAACGGGCGCTGCGCGACTACCGCATTCTGCTGCTCGACCAGCGCGGCACCGGACGATCCACGCCGGTTGGCACGCTGCCTGGAATGAGTGCCGAAGAGCAGGTCGCATATCTGCGCCACTTCCGCGCCGACGCCATCGTGCGCGACGCCGAACTGATCCGGCAGGCGCTGGGTGTAGACACCTGGAGCGTGCTGGGGCAGAGTTTCGGCGGTTTCTGCGTGGTCACGTATCTGTCGTCTGCACCACAAGGACTGCGAGAAGCCTTCATCACCGGGGGTCTGCCGCCCATCGGAAGGCCCACCGAGGAGATCTACCGCGCCACCTATCAGCGGGTGGCAGATCGAAACCGCCGCTTCTATGCCCGCTATCCGCAGCATCTGGACACGGTGCGGGCCATCCATACCCGGCTGAACAGTGAGGATGTCCGGCTGCCCTCCGGCGACCGCCTCACATCAGAGCGCTTCAGGCAGATCGGGCAGGGGCTGGGAATGCAGCGCGGGCTTGAGCACGTATTTTATCTGCTCGACCAGCCGTTTGGCTCGTCTGCCTTCCTGCACGATATAGAGGCCGAGTTTTCGTTCGCCCGCAATCCGCTGTACGCCGCGCTGCATGAAGCATGTTACGCCGACGGTGTTGTGAGCGCCTGGGCCGCCCAGCGCGAGTATCCGGACAGCTTTCCGACAGAGTGGTTTACCGGCGAGATGGTGTATCCGTGGATGTTCGAGCAGTCGGCAGCGCTTCGCCCGCTGGCACAGGCCGCCGAACAGCTGGCCCACGAACCCTGGCCGAAGCTGTACGACGCCGAACGCCTGCGTGCCAACACGGTGCCGGTGGCGGCGGCGGTGTATGCCAACGACATGTACGTCGAGCGCGTGTATTCCGAGGAAACCGCTGCCCTGATCGGCAATCTGCGGATGTGGCTGACCAACGAGTACGAACACAACGGCCTGGGCACAGACGGCGAGCGCGTGCTGGATCACCTGATCGAGCTGATCAAGGAACCGATTTAG
- a CDS encoding alpha-galactosidase, producing the protein MPSEAFWILETDRTAYALGVSPEGAVVHTYWGPKLPRVQDYPRPGVTKEWASFNLPAHLLREEYPGQGGAKYTEACLSATFPDGTRDLDLRYVSAEQVGDTLKIHLNDAVFSLAVTLHYRVHAATDLIERWATVQNSGSDAVELNRVFSAQWHVPVGQPYRLTHLTGRWNDEFHIEQQPLTHGVMVLESRRLTTSHQHSPFFQLDAGDAGEEHGEVWFGALAWSGNWKLTAEVTDSLQTRLSLGVNDWDFAWQLEAGQSFQTPACIGGYTAQGFGAASRALHEFIRQEVLPDGHALRKVLYNSWEATFFDVEEASQAELAEVAAGLGVELFVVDDGWFHGRNSDRAGLGDWWPDERKFPGGLTPLIERVKALGMEFGLWIEPEMVNPDSDLYRAHPDWVIHFPSRPRTEARNQLILNLARSDVQDYLISLLDTLLATHDIRFIKWDMNRNVSEPGWPDAGADGVHEARELWVRYVQGLYRVWGTLKERHPGVTWQSCSGGGGRADLGILRLAQQIWISDNTHAAARLAIQDGYSRVFPANTMEAWVTDADRGTLPLPFRFHVSMLGTLGLGGHLARWTPEERAVAREQVARYKEVREVIQRGDQYRLRSAQQQPFSAVEYVSKDRSEAVLFAFRTHIARPSELPPLYLRGLDAEALYTLDASGETKSGAAWMSVGLTLTLKDFESVVWRLRRE; encoded by the coding sequence ATGCCCAGCGAAGCTTTCTGGATTCTCGAAACCGACCGTACCGCCTATGCCCTGGGGGTCAGCCCCGAGGGAGCCGTCGTGCACACCTACTGGGGGCCAAAACTGCCCAGAGTGCAGGATTACCCGCGCCCCGGCGTCACGAAGGAATGGGCGTCGTTCAACCTGCCTGCCCATCTGCTGCGCGAAGAATATCCGGGCCAGGGGGGGGCGAAGTACACCGAAGCCTGCCTCAGTGCCACCTTCCCGGACGGCACCCGCGACCTCGATCTGAGGTATGTGAGTGCCGAGCAGGTGGGCGACACGCTGAAGATCCACCTGAACGACGCCGTGTTTTCGCTGGCGGTCACGCTGCATTACCGCGTGCATGCCGCCACCGACCTGATCGAGCGCTGGGCCACCGTTCAGAATAGCGGCAGCGACGCGGTGGAACTGAACCGTGTGTTCTCGGCGCAGTGGCACGTGCCGGTGGGCCAGCCTTACCGCCTGACGCACCTGACGGGCCGCTGGAACGACGAATTCCACATCGAGCAGCAGCCGCTGACTCACGGCGTCATGGTGCTGGAAAGCCGCCGCCTGACCACCAGCCACCAGCACAGCCCGTTTTTTCAGCTCGATGCGGGCGACGCGGGCGAGGAACACGGCGAGGTCTGGTTCGGGGCACTGGCCTGGAGCGGGAACTGGAAGCTGACGGCGGAAGTCACGGACTCGTTGCAGACGCGCCTGAGCCTGGGCGTGAACGACTGGGATTTTGCGTGGCAGCTTGAAGCGGGCCAGAGTTTCCAGACACCCGCCTGCATCGGCGGGTACACCGCGCAGGGCTTCGGGGCCGCCAGCCGTGCGCTGCACGAGTTCATCCGTCAGGAGGTGCTGCCCGACGGACACGCGCTGCGAAAGGTGCTGTACAACTCCTGGGAGGCCACCTTCTTCGATGTCGAGGAAGCGTCTCAGGCCGAACTGGCCGAGGTGGCTGCCGGGCTGGGCGTCGAACTGTTCGTGGTCGATGACGGCTGGTTTCATGGCAGAAACTCCGACCGGGCGGGCCTGGGAGACTGGTGGCCCGACGAGCGCAAGTTTCCCGGCGGCCTGACTCCGCTGATCGAACGGGTAAAGGCGCTGGGCATGGAATTTGGCCTGTGGATCGAGCCGGAGATGGTCAATCCCGATTCCGACCTGTACCGCGCCCACCCCGACTGGGTGATTCACTTTCCCAGCCGCCCGCGTACCGAGGCCCGCAATCAGCTCATTCTGAATCTGGCCCGCAGCGACGTGCAGGATTACCTGATTTCGCTGCTCGATACGCTGCTGGCAACACATGACATCCGCTTCATCAAGTGGGATATGAACCGCAACGTGTCTGAACCCGGCTGGCCTGACGCGGGCGCAGACGGCGTGCACGAGGCGCGTGAGCTGTGGGTGCGCTACGTGCAGGGTCTGTACCGCGTGTGGGGCACCCTGAAGGAGCGGCATCCCGGCGTGACCTGGCAGAGCTGTTCCGGCGGTGGAGGCCGCGCCGATCTGGGCATTCTGCGGCTGGCCCAGCAGATCTGGATCAGCGACAACACGCACGCCGCCGCCCGCCTCGCCATTCAGGACGGGTACTCGCGGGTCTTTCCGGCCAACACCATGGAAGCCTGGGTCACCGACGCCGACCGGGGCACGTTGCCGCTGCCGTTCCGCTTCCACGTCAGTATGCTGGGCACGTTGGGGCTGGGCGGACATCTGGCCCGCTGGACACCCGAGGAACGCGCCGTGGCCCGCGAGCAGGTGGCGCGGTACAAGGAAGTGCGGGAGGTGATTCAGCGCGGCGACCAGTACCGTCTGAGGTCGGCTCAGCAGCAGCCGTTCTCGGCAGTCGAGTACGTGAGCAAAGACAGGAGCGAAGCTGTGCTGTTCGCCTTCCGCACGCATATTGCCCGCCCAAGCGAGTTGCCGCCCCTGTACCTGCGCGGCCTGGATGCCGAGGCGCTGTATACGCTGGACGCATCGGGCGAGACGAAAAGCGGAGCGGCCTGGATGTCGGTGGGGCTGACCCTGACCCTGAAAGACTTTGAAAGTGTGGTGTGGCGGCTGCGGCGGGAATAG
- a CDS encoding MFS transporter: MQRAGEYFRTPDTSHYFLAAVRRPDRAYHAAVSRPHQRSSWQRTLWVMVASQFITQTAFTLGLPFLPLYIRQLGVHDAKTAALWAGISATASGLGMAFMAPIWGRMADRYGRKAMVLRATFAGVIVVGAMALVQGPVALLLLRLLQGMLTGTVSASNTLVADAVPERQLGTSMGLMQTAVFAGAAGGPLIGGLIADHFGYRLSFAATAVLLLFSGLLVLFGSHERFQARTRVPVSRAERRARTRLIWVLLSPIIVVNFLDQLAGSIVGPVLPLVIADLAGPQQNGVATLTGTILGSVAISASVGALLAGRLTARFAPQRVVALCAGGAAVCALLQVFAPTVTALGVFRVVMGLFIGGTIPAANVLLGALVRPEDRGTAFGLTASATSLGFAAGPLLGALLVNVGLRAPFLLTALLLALESGWVLWALRGQRQTSAALSERSE; encoded by the coding sequence ATGCAGCGGGCAGGAGAGTATTTCCGCACGCCGGACACCTCCCACTACTTCCTTGCAGCGGTACGCCGCCCAGACCGGGCGTATCATGCCGCCGTGTCACGCCCGCATCAGCGCAGTTCCTGGCAGCGAACACTCTGGGTCATGGTGGCCTCACAGTTCATCACCCAGACCGCCTTCACGCTGGGACTGCCATTCCTTCCGCTGTATATCAGGCAACTCGGCGTACACGACGCCAAAACTGCGGCGCTGTGGGCGGGCATCTCTGCCACTGCCAGCGGCCTGGGCATGGCCTTCATGGCTCCGATCTGGGGGCGCATGGCCGACCGCTACGGGCGAAAAGCGATGGTGCTCCGCGCAACCTTCGCCGGGGTGATCGTGGTGGGGGCGATGGCACTGGTGCAGGGGCCGGTGGCGCTGCTGCTACTGCGGCTGCTTCAGGGCATGCTGACCGGCACCGTGTCGGCCTCGAATACGCTGGTGGCCGACGCGGTGCCGGAACGACAACTGGGCACCAGCATGGGGCTGATGCAGACGGCGGTGTTCGCAGGCGCGGCGGGCGGCCCGCTGATCGGCGGATTGATCGCTGACCACTTCGGTTACCGCCTGTCGTTTGCCGCCACCGCCGTGCTGCTGCTTTTTTCGGGCTTGCTGGTGCTGTTCGGCAGCCACGAGCGTTTTCAGGCGCGAACCCGCGTGCCCGTCAGCCGGGCCGAACGCCGCGCCCGCACACGCCTGATCTGGGTGCTGCTGTCTCCGATCATCGTGGTGAATTTCCTCGACCAGCTCGCCGGATCAATCGTCGGGCCGGTGCTGCCGCTGGTCATCGCTGATCTGGCCGGGCCACAACAGAACGGCGTGGCAACCCTGACCGGCACCATCCTGGGATCGGTGGCGATCAGCGCCAGTGTGGGCGCACTGCTCGCCGGACGGCTGACCGCCCGCTTTGCGCCGCAGCGGGTGGTGGCACTGTGCGCGGGCGGAGCAGCTGTGTGTGCGCTGCTTCAGGTGTTCGCCCCCACCGTCACGGCGCTGGGCGTGTTCCGGGTCGTCATGGGCCTGTTTATCGGCGGCACGATTCCCGCTGCCAACGTGCTGCTTGGCGCACTGGTCAGGCCAGAAGACCGGGGCACCGCCTTCGGCCTGACCGCCAGCGCCACCTCGCTGGGGTTTGCCGCCGGGCCGCTGCTGGGCGCACTGCTGGTCAATGTCGGCCTGCGTGCCCCCTTCCTGCTGACGGCATTGCTGCTGGCGCTGGAAAGCGGCTGGGTGCTGTGGGCGCTGAGAGGACAGCGGCAGACTTCGGCGGCGCTGTCTGAACGGAGCGAGTAG
- a CDS encoding Gfo/Idh/MocA family protein, with amino-acid sequence MTDSAQTAQLDRHSLPARVVVIGAGNRGDAYADYALLYPEELQIVGVAEQRAERRTQFAQRHALPPERTWSDWRDLLTLPRLADAVLICTLDHQHAESAVALAGLGYHILLEKPMAPTEAECQRIVAAAEAAGVMLAVCHVLRYTAYTRALKKLLTEGRLGRIVSIEHLEPVGWWHQAHSFVRGNWRNERESNPMLLSKSCHDLDWLSSLMDQPCTQISSFGSLFHFRASERPAGAADRCLDCPVAPECAYDAARFYLGQLEQGNTGWPLDVITADLTEAGVRAALRTGPYGRCVYVCDNDVVDHQVVSMQFQDGATASFTMTAFTRARGRETRIFGTRGELYGDSRSLRVFDFLTQETLEIDTEELSTEPASAHGGGDFGLVRAFVRALRTGDQRFILSGAQASLASHRLVFAAEAARREATVQRL; translated from the coding sequence ATGACCGACTCAGCTCAGACAGCCCAGCTCGACCGCCACAGCCTGCCAGCCCGCGTGGTGGTGATCGGGGCTGGCAACCGGGGCGACGCCTACGCCGATTACGCTCTGCTGTATCCCGAAGAGCTTCAGATCGTGGGTGTGGCCGAGCAGCGGGCCGAACGCCGCACCCAGTTCGCACAGCGCCACGCCCTGCCGCCCGAGCGAACATGGAGCGACTGGCGCGACCTATTGACTCTGCCCCGCCTCGCCGACGCCGTTCTGATCTGCACCCTGGACCATCAGCACGCCGAATCCGCTGTGGCGCTGGCAGGGCTTGGGTATCACATCCTGCTGGAAAAGCCGATGGCTCCCACCGAGGCCGAATGCCAGCGGATCGTAGCTGCCGCCGAAGCAGCGGGCGTGATGCTGGCGGTCTGTCATGTGCTGCGCTACACGGCCTATACCAGAGCGCTGAAGAAGTTGCTGACCGAAGGGCGGCTCGGACGGATCGTCAGCATCGAACATCTGGAACCGGTGGGCTGGTGGCATCAGGCGCATTCCTTTGTACGCGGCAACTGGCGAAATGAGCGCGAGAGCAATCCGATGCTGCTCTCCAAGTCATGCCACGATCTCGACTGGCTCAGTTCGCTGATGGATCAGCCCTGCACCCAGATCAGTTCCTTCGGATCGCTGTTCCACTTCCGCGCCAGCGAGCGTCCAGCGGGTGCCGCAGATCGCTGTCTCGACTGTCCGGTTGCTCCGGAATGCGCCTACGACGCGGCGCGGTTTTATCTGGGTCAGCTCGAACAGGGCAATACCGGCTGGCCCCTGGATGTCATCACCGCCGATCTGACCGAGGCGGGCGTGCGGGCGGCGCTGCGAACCGGCCCCTATGGACGCTGCGTGTATGTCTGCGACAACGACGTGGTCGATCATCAGGTGGTGAGCATGCAGTTTCAGGATGGAGCCACCGCCAGCTTTACCATGACGGCCTTCACCCGTGCGCGGGGCCGCGAAACCCGCATTTTCGGCACGCGGGGCGAGCTGTACGGCGACAGCCGATCTCTCCGCGTCTTCGATTTTCTGACGCAGGAGACGCTGGAGATCGATACGGAAGAATTGAGCACAGAGCCTGCGTCTGCACATGGCGGCGGCGATTTTGGCCTCGTGCGGGCGTTTGTGCGGGCACTCAGAACCGGCGATCAGCGCTTCATTCTGTCTGGAGCACAGGCATCGCTGGCGTCTCACCGCCTGGTCTTCGCTGCCGAGGCTGCCCGGCGAGAAGCGACAGTACAGCGACTATAG
- a CDS encoding GIY-YIG nuclease family protein codes for MTDSPAARVYKNFAPRLGVYRITHLPSGRSLLGWSLHLEGILNRSRFQLGLSGHPNKALQRDWNADGQDAFRFEILDQLQPSVPGEEPVEDLKELLTLWQLQLDLPPEQRY; via the coding sequence ATGACCGATTCGCCTGCTGCTCGTGTCTACAAAAATTTCGCTCCTCGCCTGGGCGTCTACCGCATCACACATCTTCCCAGTGGGCGTTCGCTGCTCGGCTGGAGTCTGCATCTGGAGGGCATTCTCAACCGCAGCCGTTTTCAGCTCGGTCTGAGTGGGCATCCGAACAAGGCTCTACAACGCGACTGGAACGCCGATGGTCAGGACGCCTTCCGCTTCGAAATACTCGACCAACTCCAACCGTCTGTTCCCGGAGAAGAACCGGTTGAAGACCTGAAAGAGCTGCTGACTCTGTGGCAGCTTCAGCTCGACCTGCCTCCAGAGCAGCGGTACTGA